The Pseudolabrys sp. FHR47 genome contains a region encoding:
- a CDS encoding winged helix DNA-binding protein, with protein MAKAATAAKTDAELTLGPIVSSAHLASGAMPVLSELEFGMILLDHAFERWMVRCMAAAGVPDLSPLDVLVLHTIAHRDRAKRVADICLVLNIEDTHLVTYSLKKLDGHNLLVSSKRGSEKTVGLTAKGEKVVQRYRKVREALLVQSVKSAGMDEKRLSEIAALMRALSGHYDQAARAAASL; from the coding sequence ATGGCAAAAGCTGCGACCGCAGCGAAGACCGACGCGGAGTTGACGCTGGGGCCGATCGTGTCATCGGCGCATCTGGCGTCGGGCGCGATGCCGGTTCTGTCCGAACTCGAATTCGGCATGATCCTGCTCGATCACGCTTTCGAGCGCTGGATGGTGCGGTGCATGGCGGCGGCGGGCGTGCCCGATCTGTCGCCGCTCGACGTCCTTGTTTTGCACACCATCGCGCATCGCGACCGCGCCAAGCGCGTCGCCGATATTTGCCTCGTACTCAATATCGAGGACACGCACCTCGTTACCTATTCGCTCAAGAAGCTCGACGGGCACAATCTGCTCGTCAGCAGCAAGCGCGGCAGCGAAAAGACCGTCGGCCTCACCGCCAAAGGCGAGAAGGTCGTGCAACGCTATCGCAAGGTTCGCGAGGCCCTTCTGGTCCAGTCGGTCAAAAGCGCCGGCATGGACGAGAAGCGGCTATCCGAAATCGCCGCACTGATGCGTGCGCTGTCCGGTCATTACGACCAGGCCGCGCGCGCGGCGGCGAGTCTTTGA
- a CDS encoding adenylate/guanylate cyclase domain-containing protein, with amino-acid sequence MTDDQNQRLNRALAAYLRQEVQAPALAIADFLDILVEDARRLGADDLLGDLDRMQSAATKLNAFVGAVVADSGGDRKLGENDSEFNRRIRHDLRTPLNAVIGYSEMLIEDMEGQDDAPLRDDLVRLKHAADQLLGQIDAMAALTHIEASSIAHEDKLAAHAGIVAEVLRTVEPLKADASHLTDRQSRILVVDDNAANRDVLERRLTREGHAVVTAADGAQALRLMGEHDFDLVLLDLIMPEIGGFDVLTRLKSDASTRHIPVIVISALDELDSVVRCIEAGAEDYLSKPFDPILLRSRINSSLEKKWLRDREKKFVADLESEKRKSEALLLNILPPSIVKRMRDGEVRIADQVHEATILFCDLAGFTVVSGAMPAARVLEFLGEIFTRFDALATEAGVEKIKTIGDAYMAAAGIPEPQADHAERIARLAPRMMGAVRDVAGATGLALEARIGIHTGPIVAGVIGTHKFAYDVWGDSVNTASRMESHSVNGRIHITEATRQALGEGFPVEPRGIIEVKGKGPMQTYFLLEP; translated from the coding sequence ATGACCGACGATCAGAACCAGCGTCTCAACCGGGCTCTTGCCGCCTATCTGCGCCAGGAGGTGCAGGCGCCCGCTTTGGCGATTGCGGACTTTCTCGACATTCTTGTCGAGGATGCACGGCGTCTCGGGGCCGACGATCTGCTCGGCGATCTCGATCGCATGCAGAGCGCGGCGACCAAGCTCAACGCCTTCGTCGGCGCGGTGGTCGCCGACTCAGGGGGCGACCGCAAGCTCGGCGAGAACGACAGCGAGTTCAACCGCCGCATCCGCCACGACCTGCGCACGCCGCTCAATGCCGTCATCGGCTATAGCGAGATGCTGATTGAGGACATGGAAGGCCAAGATGATGCGCCGCTGCGCGATGACCTCGTGCGGCTCAAGCATGCAGCCGACCAGTTGCTCGGCCAGATCGACGCCATGGCCGCGCTCACCCATATCGAGGCCTCGTCGATCGCCCACGAGGACAAGCTTGCCGCCCATGCCGGCATCGTCGCCGAGGTGCTGCGCACCGTCGAGCCGCTCAAGGCCGATGCCTCGCATCTCACCGACCGGCAAAGCCGCATTCTGGTTGTCGACGACAACGCCGCCAATCGCGACGTGCTGGAGCGCCGCCTCACGAGAGAGGGCCATGCCGTCGTCACCGCCGCCGACGGCGCGCAGGCGCTCAGGCTGATGGGAGAACACGATTTTGATCTCGTGCTGCTCGATCTCATCATGCCGGAGATCGGCGGCTTCGATGTGCTCACGCGGCTCAAGAGCGACGCATCAACGCGCCACATTCCGGTGATCGTCATTTCGGCGCTCGACGAACTCGACAGCGTCGTGCGCTGCATCGAAGCCGGCGCCGAGGACTATCTGTCCAAACCGTTCGACCCGATCCTGCTGCGCAGCCGCATCAACTCATCACTGGAAAAGAAGTGGCTGCGCGACCGCGAGAAGAAGTTCGTTGCCGATCTGGAGAGCGAGAAGCGCAAATCGGAAGCGCTGCTGCTCAACATCCTGCCGCCGAGCATCGTCAAGCGCATGCGCGACGGCGAAGTCAGGATCGCCGATCAGGTCCATGAAGCGACCATCCTGTTCTGCGACCTCGCCGGATTCACCGTCGTGTCCGGCGCCATGCCGGCCGCGCGCGTGCTCGAATTTCTCGGCGAAATCTTCACTCGGTTCGACGCACTGGCCACCGAGGCCGGCGTCGAGAAGATCAAGACCATCGGCGATGCCTATATGGCGGCGGCCGGCATCCCCGAGCCGCAAGCCGACCATGCCGAGCGCATCGCGCGGCTCGCCCCGCGCATGATGGGCGCCGTGCGCGACGTCGCCGGTGCCACCGGGCTCGCGCTCGAGGCCCGCATCGGCATCCACACCGGACCGATCGTCGCCGGCGTCATCGGCACCCACAAATTCGCCTATGACGTCTGGGGCGACAGCGTGAACACCGCGAGCCGCATGGAGTCGCACTCGGTCAACGGCCGCATCCATATCACCGAGGCGACCCGCCAGGCGCTCGGCGAGGGCTTTCCGGTCGAGCCGCGCGGCATCATCGAGGTCAAGGGCAAGGGCCCGATGCAGACCTATTTTCTGCTGGAGCCGTGA
- a CDS encoding OmpA family protein, whose product MQRAPQGNRPAAAPPPPPTQARSASEFIRRDNQGPQRGFDDIRRDRRETREGSRTIISEGDRTIVRDGNRTIIRHNEADRFAIDARDVRVTQRGNDTISIIVRPDGTQIVTTTGRDGRLIRRVRRDRDGREVIIIDNRFAGARPGFFVNVPPPRWRGPPERYILDGRRANRNAIFALFLAPPIQYIDRRYTLEEVRYSEPLRAYMPRVDLDIHFETGSWQLTPEQIDRLSVIADGISQAIAKNPREVFLIEGHTDAVGTDDDNLSLSDRRAEAVAVALTEQFGVPPENLVTQGYGEQNLKVPTDGPSEENRRVAVRRITPLIDRQAGR is encoded by the coding sequence GTGCAGCGTGCGCCACAAGGCAATCGCCCGGCCGCCGCGCCGCCACCGCCGCCGACCCAGGCCCGCAGCGCCAGCGAATTCATTCGCCGCGACAATCAGGGCCCGCAGCGCGGCTTCGACGACATCCGCCGCGACCGGCGCGAAACGCGCGAGGGTAGCCGCACGATCATCAGCGAAGGCGACCGCACCATCGTGCGCGACGGCAACCGCACCATCATCCGCCACAACGAGGCCGATCGCTTCGCCATCGATGCGCGTGATGTGCGCGTAACGCAGCGCGGCAACGATACGATCAGCATCATCGTCCGCCCCGACGGCACGCAAATCGTCACCACGACCGGCCGCGACGGCCGCCTCATCCGCCGCGTGCGGCGCGACCGCGACGGCCGCGAGGTGATCATCATCGACAACCGCTTCGCCGGCGCACGGCCCGGCTTCTTCGTCAACGTACCGCCGCCGCGCTGGCGCGGTCCGCCGGAGCGCTACATCCTCGACGGCCGCCGCGCCAACCGCAATGCGATCTTCGCGCTGTTCCTGGCGCCGCCGATCCAGTACATCGACCGCCGCTATACGCTCGAGGAAGTGCGCTACAGCGAGCCGCTGCGCGCCTACATGCCGCGCGTCGATCTCGACATTCACTTCGAGACCGGCTCGTGGCAATTGACGCCGGAACAGATCGACCGGCTTTCTGTGATCGCCGACGGCATCAGTCAGGCGATCGCCAAGAACCCGCGCGAGGTGTTCCTGATCGAGGGCCATACCGACGCCGTCGGCACGGACGACGACAATCTGTCTTTGTCCGACCGCCGCGCCGAAGCCGTGGCGGTGGCGCTGACCGAACAGTTCGGGGTGCCGCCGGAAAACCTCGTCACCCAAGGCTACGGCGAACAGAACCTCAAGGTGCCGACCGACGGCCCCTCGGAGGAGAACCGCCGCGTCGCCGTGCGGCGCATCACGCCGCTGATCGACCGGCAGGCGGGAAGATAA
- a CDS encoding TRAP transporter large permease → MSVVELSLLLLLFLFVILSAGVWIALALTIVGYIAIVMTMSTPAGQVLATSVWAASGSWDLTALPMFILMGEILYRTKLPDDMFTGLAPWLQKLPGRLLHVNVVGCAIFAAVSGSSAATCATIGRISLPELAKRGYDSKMAIGTLAGAGTLGLLIPPSIILIIYATVTEQSIARLFIAGVIPGIMLAVLFMGFIIVWALFNKDRMPAPEPEMPWRERLAASRRLIPVTLLILGVIGSIYGGLASATEAAVVGVFLSLAFSWWSDTLTWPNVREALLAATKTSCMIAFILAGAAYLTAAMGFTGIPVALAEWITAFKLAPWALLTVLTIFYVVLGCFLDGISMVVLTTSIIIPLVEKSGFDLIWFGIYIVLVVEMAQITPPVGFNLYVLQGMTGRNIFTIGAYTLPLFLLMVVAVALVAIFPGIALWLPSTMLDR, encoded by the coding sequence ATGAGCGTCGTCGAATTATCGCTCCTGCTCCTGCTGTTCCTGTTCGTCATCCTGTCGGCCGGCGTGTGGATCGCGCTGGCGCTGACCATTGTCGGCTACATCGCCATCGTCATGACGATGTCGACGCCGGCGGGGCAGGTGCTGGCAACCTCGGTCTGGGCGGCGTCGGGTTCATGGGACCTGACCGCGTTGCCGATGTTCATCCTGATGGGCGAGATTCTGTATCGCACCAAGCTGCCGGACGATATGTTCACCGGCCTGGCGCCGTGGCTGCAGAAGCTGCCGGGTCGGCTGCTACATGTGAACGTTGTCGGCTGCGCGATCTTCGCCGCGGTGTCCGGCTCGTCGGCGGCGACCTGCGCCACCATCGGCCGCATCTCGCTGCCGGAATTGGCCAAACGCGGCTACGATTCGAAGATGGCGATCGGCACGCTCGCCGGCGCCGGCACGCTCGGCCTGCTCATTCCACCGTCGATCATTCTCATCATCTACGCCACCGTCACCGAGCAGTCGATCGCGCGGCTCTTCATTGCCGGCGTCATACCGGGCATCATGCTCGCGGTGCTGTTCATGGGTTTCATTATCGTCTGGGCGTTGTTCAACAAGGACCGCATGCCGGCGCCCGAGCCGGAGATGCCGTGGCGCGAAAGGCTTGCAGCATCGCGCCGGCTCATCCCCGTGACGCTGCTCATTCTTGGCGTGATCGGATCGATCTATGGCGGGCTTGCCTCGGCGACCGAGGCGGCCGTGGTCGGCGTGTTCCTGTCGCTCGCATTCTCATGGTGGTCGGACACGCTCACCTGGCCGAATGTCCGCGAGGCGCTGCTCGCCGCGACCAAGACGAGCTGTATGATCGCGTTCATCCTTGCTGGGGCGGCCTATCTCACGGCGGCGATGGGCTTCACCGGCATTCCGGTGGCGCTGGCCGAGTGGATCACCGCGTTCAAGCTGGCACCGTGGGCGTTGCTGACGGTGCTGACGATTTTCTATGTCGTGCTCGGCTGTTTCCTCGACGGCATTTCGATGGTGGTGCTCACCACCTCGATCATCATCCCGCTGGTGGAGAAGTCGGGCTTCGATCTGATCTGGTTCGGCATCTACATCGTGCTGGTGGTTGAGATGGCGCAGATCACGCCGCCCGTCGGCTTCAATCTCTATGTGCTGCAAGGCATGACCGGCCGCAACATCTTCACCATCGGTGCCTACACTTTGCCTCTGTTTCTGCTGATGGTGGTTGCCGTCGCGCTGGTCGCCATATTCCCCGGCATCGCTTTGTGGCTGCCCTCTACGATGCTGGATCGCTAG
- a CDS encoding TRAP transporter substrate-binding protein produces MKMVLRSLAGVVLAAGLATTAAAQTKWDMPVPYPDGNFHTKNVVAFAADVDKATKGSLKIQVHSAGSLFKHPEIKRAVRQGTAPIGEILESLAANEAPVYGLDSVPFLATGYDAAKKLYAAQKPYLEKQLASEGLMLLYSVPWPPQGIYAKKTITKIEDLKGLKFRTYNATIGRIAALVGAIPTQIEVPDLPTAFATGRVDVMITSASTGVDTKAQDYLTDYIEAEAWLPRNIVFVNKAAFDKLSDAEKKAVLDAAKVAEERGWKASIAEKEIKTKALKDAGIKVTAPTPELKAGLAKVGETIAAEFEKSAGADGAAMLSAYKK; encoded by the coding sequence ATGAAGATGGTTCTGCGTTCTCTGGCCGGCGTCGTCCTGGCGGCCGGTCTTGCTACGACTGCGGCGGCTCAAACCAAGTGGGACATGCCGGTCCCGTATCCGGACGGCAACTTCCACACCAAGAATGTCGTCGCTTTCGCCGCCGACGTCGACAAGGCGACCAAGGGTTCGCTCAAGATTCAGGTTCACTCCGCCGGCTCGCTGTTCAAGCATCCAGAAATCAAGCGCGCGGTGCGTCAGGGCACGGCGCCGATCGGTGAAATCCTCGAGTCGCTGGCCGCCAACGAGGCGCCGGTCTACGGTCTCGACTCCGTGCCGTTCCTGGCGACCGGCTATGACGCCGCCAAGAAGCTCTATGCGGCGCAGAAGCCGTATCTCGAAAAGCAGCTCGCGTCCGAAGGCCTGATGCTGCTGTATTCGGTGCCGTGGCCGCCGCAGGGCATTTACGCCAAGAAGACGATCACCAAGATCGAAGATCTCAAGGGTCTCAAGTTCCGCACTTATAACGCTACCATCGGCCGCATCGCGGCGCTGGTCGGCGCCATTCCGACACAGATCGAAGTGCCGGATCTGCCGACCGCCTTCGCCACCGGCCGCGTCGATGTGATGATCACCTCGGCCTCGACCGGCGTCGACACCAAGGCGCAGGACTATCTGACCGACTACATCGAGGCCGAAGCCTGGCTGCCGCGCAACATCGTGTTCGTGAACAAGGCCGCCTTCGACAAGCTCAGCGACGCCGAGAAGAAGGCCGTGCTCGATGCCGCCAAGGTTGCCGAAGAGCGCGGCTGGAAGGCCTCGATCGCCGAGAAGGAGATCAAGACCAAGGCGCTCAAGGACGCCGGCATCAAGGTCACCGCGCCGACGCCGGAACTGAAGGCCGGTCTCGCGAAGGTTGGCGAAACCATCGCCGCCGAGTTTGAAAAGTCCGCCGGTGCCGACGGCGCGGCCATGCTGTCCGCCTACAAGAAGTAA
- a CDS encoding TRAP transporter small permease: MRNFLDRLYGLALWAAALCLAAIALLVGVQLTFRIIDGILMLLHLPPTEFQILSLNEICGYTLAAASFLALAPTLKGGAHIRVTMALNVLARPFRRAAEILAFGVAAGVGIYMTWQFVNFAYVSYKFNEVSAGVVRVQLAYPQALMALGALIFTIALIDELIVILRRGRPTFLDAEEAFTVGKEG; encoded by the coding sequence ATGCGCAACTTCCTCGACAGACTTTACGGACTGGCGCTGTGGGCGGCGGCCTTATGTCTTGCCGCCATCGCTTTGCTGGTCGGTGTTCAGCTCACCTTCCGCATTATCGACGGCATCTTGATGCTGCTGCATCTGCCGCCGACCGAATTCCAGATATTGTCGCTCAACGAGATCTGCGGTTACACGCTCGCCGCCGCGAGCTTCCTGGCGCTGGCGCCGACGCTGAAAGGCGGCGCGCATATCCGCGTCACCATGGCGCTCAATGTTCTGGCGCGGCCGTTTCGCCGCGCCGCCGAAATTCTCGCCTTCGGCGTGGCTGCGGGGGTCGGCATCTACATGACCTGGCAGTTCGTCAACTTCGCTTACGTCTCCTACAAATTCAATGAAGTCTCGGCCGGCGTCGTGCGCGTGCAACTGGCTTATCCGCAGGCGCTCATGGCGCTCGGCGCGCTGATCTTCACCATCGCATTGATTGATGAACTCATCGTCATCCTCCGGCGTGGTCGTCCGACCTTCCTCGACGCCGAGGAAGCATTCACCGTCGGCAAAGAGGGCTGA
- a CDS encoding hydantoinase B/oxoprolinase family protein produces the protein MAKRTLKRAANKQAGKAKNKPKKQAAKAGRKTSALARTWDFWIDRGGTFTDIVGRRPDGKLIAHKLLSENPEAYADAAVQGIRDLIGLKAGEPIPPATVGAVKMGTTVATNALLERKGDRTLLLITKGFRDALKIGYQARPKIFALEIIKPELLYERVAEIDERVRADGTVEREPDLDEARAALEAAKKDGIDAVAIVLMHAYRFPEHEKRLAKLARDMGFAQVSVSHEVSPLIKLVGRGDTTVVDAYLSPILRRYVKRVTDALDTKESGARLMFMMSSGGLTAAELFQGKDAILSGPAGGVVSMAETGKQAGFDRLIGFDMGGTSTDVSHFDGEYERAFETEVAGVRMRAPMMLIHTVAAGGGSILHYDGARFRVGPDSAGANPGPACYRRGGPLAVTDANVMTGKLLPDFFPKIFGPHQDQPLDASAVQKSFGEMAREVGDKSPEEIADGFIKIAVENMANAIKKISVQRGYDVTRYALNCFGGAGGQHACLVADALGMTKVLIHPFSSLLSAYGMGLADIRATREQAIELPWGTKALAALKKTGVTLGKAVKDEVVGQGVPAAKIKVIQRAHIRYAGTDTALIVESGPLPAMQRAFEKAHKARFGFIDRNKQLVIEAVSVEAIGGGAKFAEKSARRAAAKLPKPAKATRFYSNGAWHKANVYTRDQLKIGAKVKGAAIIIEPHQTIVVEPGWEAELTPKNHLVLSRKQKLKRVHAIGTHADPVMLEVFNNLFMSIAEQMGVSLQNTAYSVNIKERLDFSCAVFASDGTLVANAPHMPVHLGSMDRSVETIIRDNKGKIAPGDVYAINAPYNGGTHLPDITVCTPVFDDKKKSILFWVASRGHHADVGGISPGSMSPNATTIEQEGVYIDNFKLVDRGRFREKELMALLTGATYPARNPIQNVNDLKAQIAANERGVAELRKMVTQFTLPVVKAYMKHVQDNAAESVRRVIDRIHDSSFEYPMDQGMVIKVKISVDKKKREATVDFTGTSPQQPSNFNAPEPVTRAAVLYVFRMMVADDIPMNAGCLRPVNIIVPPKSMLTPEYPAAVVAGNVEVSQAVTNCLFGALNALACAQGTMNNLNFGNDKYQYYETICSGSPAGPGFNGTDAVHTHMTNTRLTDPEILEFRYPVLLEDFHIRKGSGGKGKWHAGDGIRRTIRFLEKMDCTVLSGHRRVPPFGLEGGEAGQVGENWVRRKDGTMVKLEGCDATEIDADEAIIIQTPTAGGYGKA, from the coding sequence ATGGCCAAGCGGACGCTAAAGCGGGCGGCGAATAAACAGGCGGGTAAGGCGAAAAATAAGCCGAAGAAACAGGCAGCGAAGGCTGGCCGGAAGACTAGCGCCCTCGCCCGCACCTGGGACTTCTGGATCGACCGCGGCGGCACCTTCACCGACATCGTCGGCCGCCGGCCGGACGGCAAACTGATCGCGCATAAGCTGCTGTCTGAAAACCCGGAAGCCTATGCCGACGCCGCCGTGCAAGGCATCCGCGATCTCATCGGTCTCAAGGCCGGTGAGCCCATCCCGCCCGCCACTGTCGGCGCCGTGAAGATGGGCACCACGGTTGCGACCAATGCGCTATTGGAGCGCAAGGGTGACCGCACGCTCCTGCTCATCACCAAAGGATTCCGCGACGCCTTGAAGATCGGCTATCAGGCGCGGCCGAAGATCTTTGCCCTCGAAATCATCAAGCCCGAACTACTCTACGAGCGCGTCGCCGAGATCGACGAGCGCGTGCGCGCCGATGGCACCGTCGAGCGCGAACCCGATCTGGATGAGGCCCGTGCCGCGCTGGAAGCCGCGAAGAAGGACGGCATCGACGCGGTCGCCATTGTGCTGATGCACGCTTATCGCTTTCCCGAGCACGAGAAACGTCTGGCGAAGCTGGCGCGCGACATGGGCTTCGCGCAAGTGTCGGTGAGCCACGAAGTCTCGCCGCTGATCAAGCTGGTCGGCCGCGGCGACACCACCGTGGTCGACGCCTATCTGTCGCCGATCCTGCGCCGCTATGTGAAGCGCGTCACCGACGCCCTCGACACCAAGGAGTCGGGTGCACGCCTCATGTTCATGATGTCGTCGGGCGGCTTGACCGCCGCCGAACTGTTTCAAGGCAAGGACGCGATTCTGTCCGGTCCGGCCGGTGGTGTGGTGTCGATGGCGGAAACCGGCAAGCAGGCCGGCTTCGACCGGCTCATCGGCTTTGACATGGGCGGCACCTCGACTGACGTGTCGCATTTCGACGGCGAATACGAACGCGCCTTCGAGACCGAAGTCGCCGGCGTGCGCATGCGCGCGCCGATGATGCTCATCCACACAGTCGCCGCGGGCGGCGGCTCGATCCTGCATTATGACGGCGCGCGCTTCCGCGTCGGCCCCGACTCGGCCGGCGCCAATCCCGGCCCGGCCTGCTATCGCCGTGGCGGGCCCCTCGCCGTCACCGACGCCAATGTGATGACCGGCAAGCTGCTGCCGGACTTCTTCCCGAAGATCTTCGGCCCGCATCAGGATCAGCCGCTCGACGCCAGCGCCGTGCAAAAGTCGTTCGGAGAGATGGCCAGAGAGGTTGGCGACAAGTCGCCGGAAGAGATCGCCGACGGCTTCATCAAGATCGCCGTCGAGAACATGGCCAACGCCATCAAGAAGATTTCGGTGCAGCGCGGCTATGACGTCACGCGCTATGCGCTCAACTGCTTCGGCGGCGCCGGCGGCCAGCACGCCTGTCTGGTTGCTGACGCGCTTGGCATGACCAAGGTGCTGATCCATCCGTTCTCGTCGCTGCTGTCGGCCTATGGCATGGGTCTCGCCGATATCCGCGCCACGCGCGAACAGGCCATCGAACTGCCTTGGGGCACCAAGGCGCTCGCGGCGCTGAAGAAGACCGGCGTCACGCTTGGCAAGGCCGTGAAGGACGAAGTCGTCGGTCAGGGCGTGCCCGCCGCGAAGATCAAGGTGATCCAGCGCGCGCATATCCGCTACGCCGGCACCGACACGGCACTGATTGTTGAATCCGGCCCGCTGCCGGCGATGCAGCGCGCTTTCGAGAAGGCGCACAAGGCGCGCTTCGGCTTCATCGACCGCAACAAGCAGCTCGTCATCGAAGCCGTGTCGGTCGAAGCCATCGGCGGCGGCGCCAAGTTCGCCGAGAAGTCGGCGCGCCGCGCGGCCGCCAAGCTGCCGAAGCCGGCCAAGGCCACGCGATTCTATTCAAACGGCGCCTGGCACAAAGCGAATGTTTACACCCGCGATCAGTTGAAGATCGGCGCCAAGGTCAAAGGCGCCGCGATCATCATCGAGCCGCATCAGACCATCGTCGTCGAGCCCGGTTGGGAAGCGGAGCTGACGCCGAAGAACCACCTCGTCCTGTCACGAAAGCAGAAGCTGAAGCGCGTCCACGCCATCGGTACCCATGCCGATCCGGTGATGCTGGAAGTGTTCAACAACCTGTTCATGTCGATCGCCGAGCAGATGGGCGTGTCGCTGCAGAACACCGCCTATTCGGTCAACATCAAGGAGCGGCTCGACTTCTCCTGCGCGGTGTTCGCATCCGACGGCACTTTGGTCGCGAACGCGCCACACATGCCGGTGCATCTCGGCTCAATGGATCGCTCGGTCGAAACCATCATCCGCGACAACAAGGGCAAGATCGCGCCCGGCGATGTCTATGCCATCAACGCGCCCTATAACGGCGGCACGCATCTGCCGGACATCACGGTATGTACGCCGGTGTTCGATGACAAGAAGAAGAGCATCCTGTTCTGGGTGGCCTCGCGCGGCCACCACGCCGATGTCGGCGGCATCTCGCCCGGCTCGATGTCGCCGAATGCAACGACCATCGAGCAGGAAGGCGTCTATATCGACAACTTCAAGCTGGTCGATCGCGGCCGTTTCCGTGAAAAGGAACTGATGGCGCTACTGACCGGCGCCACATATCCGGCACGCAACCCGATCCAGAACGTCAACGACCTCAAGGCCCAAATCGCGGCCAACGAGCGCGGCGTCGCCGAACTGCGTAAGATGGTGACGCAGTTCACCTTGCCCGTGGTCAAGGCCTACATGAAGCACGTGCAGGACAACGCCGCGGAGAGCGTGCGCCGTGTCATCGACCGCATACACGACTCGTCGTTCGAATATCCGATGGACCAGGGCATGGTCATCAAGGTGAAGATCTCGGTCGACAAGAAGAAGCGCGAGGCGACCGTCGATTTCACCGGCACCTCGCCGCAGCAGCCGTCGAACTTCAACGCGCCGGAGCCGGTAACGCGCGCCGCCGTGCTCTACGTGTTCCGCATGATGGTGGCCGACGACATTCCGATGAATGCAGGCTGCCTGCGGCCCGTGAACATCATCGTGCCGCCGAAATCGATGCTGACGCCGGAATATCCAGCGGCGGTGGTCGCCGGCAATGTCGAGGTGTCGCAGGCCGTGACCAACTGTCTGTTCGGCGCACTGAATGCCTTGGCGTGTGCGCAAGGCACCATGAACAACCTGAACTTCGGCAACGACAAGTATCAGTACTACGAAACGATCTGCTCGGGCTCGCCCGCCGGTCCCGGCTTCAACGGCACCGACGCCGTCCACACCCACATGACCAACACGCGGCTGACCGATCCGGAAATCCTCGAATTCCGCTATCCGGTGCTGCTGGAAGACTTCCACATCCGCAAGGGTTCGGGCGGCAAGGGCAAGTGGCATGCCGGCGACGGTATCCGCCGCACCATCCGTTTCCTCGAGAAGATGGATTGCACCGTTCTTTCCGGCCATCGCCGCGTGCCGCCCTTCGGACTCGAAGGCGGCGAAGCGGGCCAGGTCGGCGAGAACTGGGTGCGACGCAAGGATGGCACGATGGTGAAACTCGAAGGCTGCGACGCCACCGAGATCGACGCCGACGAGGCGATCATCATTCAGACGCCGACGGCAGGCGGCTACGGGAAGGCGTAG
- a CDS encoding DUF3309 family protein: MSIGTIILIILIIALLGGFSGIGGGPFYGTGYYGGGGLGLVIIVLLILVLMGRL, from the coding sequence ATGTCGATCGGCACCATCATTCTGATTATTCTCATCATCGCCTTGCTCGGCGGCTTTTCCGGCATCGGCGGCGGCCCGTTCTACGGCACCGGCTACTACGGCGGCGGCGGTCTGGGCCTTGTGATTATCGTGCTGCTGATCCTCGTCTTGATGGGACGGCTTTGA
- a CDS encoding SCP2 domain-containing protein — MSVPPDSSSPLKSLLRQAPALLLTPLPLALLQPILNRIATHVASSRAGLFDRLGPHAGKRFLIDPVDFPFVLVLTPERTAPRLTAHRRHERPAHDAAIAGTFFNLLDMIDGTLDGDAMFFSRDLSVTGDTEAVVALRNALDDFEGSALAAAIGSFGPFAGPASFVLSGLRPNRGTR; from the coding sequence ATGTCAGTGCCGCCGGATTCCTCATCGCCGCTCAAGTCTCTTCTTCGGCAAGCCCCTGCCCTGCTGCTTACCCCGCTTCCGCTGGCGCTTCTGCAACCTATTCTCAATCGAATAGCAACCCATGTCGCGTCATCGCGCGCCGGCCTGTTCGACCGTCTTGGGCCGCATGCCGGCAAAAGATTTCTGATCGATCCAGTCGACTTTCCATTCGTGCTCGTCCTGACGCCCGAGCGCACGGCCCCCCGCCTTACCGCGCATCGCCGTCATGAACGCCCCGCGCATGATGCCGCCATTGCCGGCACGTTCTTCAACCTGCTCGACATGATCGACGGCACGCTGGACGGCGACGCCATGTTCTTCTCGCGCGATCTCAGCGTGACCGGCGACACCGAGGCAGTGGTCGCGCTGCGCAACGCGCTGGACGACTTCGAAGGCAGCGCTCTCGCCGCCGCCATCGGCAGTTTCGGACCCTTCGCCGGCCCGGCATCCTTCGTGCTGTCCGGCCTGCGCCCGAACCGGGGGACACGTTGA